The Choristoneura fumiferana chromosome Z, NRCan_CFum_1, whole genome shotgun sequence DNA window ttttattgcatCTATTCACACACCTTCCTGGGGTACGATTTCAATGAGATTGAAGCTAAAAAAACACAGTTTATTTAGTTACGAGTACTAAGGACATTCCATTAATTTGGGAACATTTATAGGAAAACTTATATTGCGTTTTCTTCTAAAACATGGAAGTGGGAGTGTTCGAACAGCAGTCAAGTGACAGTACTTGGTTTCCAGACCCACTGGTCCTACCAacacattttaaatttaggaaAAATCTATTGCACTGCTAGTAATAGGTGATAGAACAAGAAAATACAGCggtaaaaagataaaataatctaaacaTAACTCCCATGCCAATCGGAACCAACCCATCTCAACTTagggaaatatttcgttgtttacgtaactattattttgaatttccacATAATGTACGCCGTCTGCAGGTATCGTTATTTACATCAAAGAGACCTCTAATACAGAAAATTTATTGCGTTTACCATCTCTTAAATATTCATGTTATTACAATATTTACTTACAACAGTGACAGTATGTACAAAACTATAGACTCAATTTTGGACTTTCAGTCTctacctttaaaaatattttacagtatTAAGGAAATAAACGAGAATACAACTATACATTCATCGATCAActttaatacaataatacaagGCCATCTTAGACGTAAGTAAATTCCAGTTACTTCGGAGAGACAAATTCTAGTTATTATTTTCGAACGGAATACTTGTGCAGGACTAGAGCGGCGCGAGCGGCGGCGGGGTCGCGAGCCTATGTACATTACATACACGAGTGCTAGGGAGGGCTCAGTATTACAGTATTTACAGCGGGAGGGGGCTGCGACCCGCCGGCGACCGGCCCAGCGCACTAGTCCTCCTAATTTCTAAACTCTTCactaaatatgtacctacagtatgttaaaatatttacgacACTCTAATGACAAATGAAACGTCATTAATAATGCAATTTCCTTTATGTTTAACATAGACGATCATAGTCTTCTGACTAGAAATGAATTACACAGATTTCCAAAATCCTCGACAAATCTGGTACTGGTAGTTatttaaacttataataaaagGTTATATCTACTGACCtcgtaaaataaatagttaaaatgCGATGTTAGATTTACCTAAAACACTATTAAACAATAGACATAAATTGGACGTATAGGCACTAAATTATAAGGAGagtaatttgaaaataataatttacactCTACAAATAAAAGTCTAAAACTGTGTTATTTTATCTATAAGAAAACGTAACACATGTTAATACCTACATTTGAATTAAAGATCACTTTGTTTAACCACCTCCAAATATAACTACATCAACGTGTTCAAGGTCCAACTGGTTAGCACCTAGTATTGTCGGTCAGTCGGCGCGGCCGCCTCTCCGCTCCACTATCACAATATTAAGCTTCTCTACCGGTGCACATTACTTATTATCATGTATCaagtatatgtatacatatttatatcatTATTCTAGACATCTATTTACAGGTGAGAAGGCCCTCGCGTGCGTGCGTGTCGACCGGCGGCGTCGGCCGCGTCTCGCGGGTCGTGGTTATTGTCGATGCGCCAGCGGGGGGCGGTGGGACGGCGGTCAggcgcggggcgggggcggcggctcGGCCAGCGAGGACGTGGACGAGGAGGAGGGCGagggcgcgggcggcgcaggCGCGGGCGCGCCCAGCGCCAGCGAGCGCGAGTACTCCAGCAGCGCCACGTCGGCCGGCGTGGCGGGCGGGTACAGGCCGCGGTACAGCTCGGCGCGCCCATAGGGGTGCGccagccgcgccgccgccgccgccgccgccgccgactgGTAGAAGGaggcggccggcggcggcgcgggcgcgtccCCGTCCTTGCTGGCCATGTCCGCCAGCGACCATATCCGCGGCTTGGCGGAAGCGGGCGTGCtgccgggcggcgcgcgcgctgggaGGTGCTGATACGCGGGATGCAGCGGCCGCTCGTACGGCTCCGGCGACTCCGGCCCGCTGTCCGCGCGCGACTCCGACCACTCTGACTCCGTCCTCTGCCCTAGCATATCCAACCTTTGCTGTGGCCGATCGCCATCTTCGCTGGAACCTGTGCCTGAATCCTTTCCATCTATAACAAAACAATAGCACCTTTAAAAACCTTCCGAAAAGTTAGCAGTCACACTCAGTCTACCCACATTTCGCCGAGCATTAATTGACATAACGTGGGTGTAATTCGGATTGTCGGTTACGTACCTAGCACGTCCTTTCCGTCGGTGCTCTTGTGGTCGTCATCGTCATTATTATTGTCATCGTCGTCGACCCTATTCCTGGGCTCCCACGTCATCTTGTTCTCCTTCTTGAGGCGGCGCCGCGCGTTGGCGAACCACGTGGACACCTGCGTGAGCGTCATCTTGGTGATGATCGCGAGCATTATCTTCTCGCCCTTCGTCGGGTACGGGTTCTTCTTGTGCTCGTTGAGCCATGCTTTGAGGGTGCTCGTTGTTTCTCGTGTAGCATTTTTTCTCCTAGCTCCATTTAAGTCCATACCATAACTGTCAAAAAAAGAGaaatatgtaaattaataaaaaataaaaaacaatctgATTGTGTCATAATGGCGTGATGACCG harbors:
- the mirr gene encoding iroquois-class homeodomain protein mirror isoform X1, producing MTSQFAFRGSPPNQSTISTASNSPPPATAGMSGGAGGAGAARPGSPAPAAPRCCDTGRPIFQDPITGQTVCSCQYEFLNYQRLASGVPLSMYSAPYSDAAAATAAGMAAYFPALAADQPPFYTNAAAGIELKENLAASAASWPYPAVYHPYDAAFAGYPFNGYGMDLNGARRKNATRETTSTLKAWLNEHKKNPYPTKGEKIMLAIITKMTLTQVSTWFANARRRLKKENKMTWEPRNRVDDDDNNNDDDDHKSTDGKDVLDGKDSGTGSSEDGDRPQQRLDMLGQRTESEWSESRADSGPESPEPYERPLHPAYQHLPARAPPGSTPASAKPRIWSLADMASKDGDAPAPPPAASFYQSAAAAAAAARLAHPYGRAELYRGLYPPATPADVALLEYSRSLALGAPAPAPPAPSPSSSSTSSLAEPPPPPRA
- the mirr gene encoding iroquois-class homeodomain protein mirror isoform X2, with translation MSGGAGGAGAARPGSPAPAAPRCCDTGRPIFQDPITGQTVCSCQYEFLNYQRLASGVPLSMYSAPYSDAAAATAAGMAAYFPALAADQPPFYTNAAAGIELKENLAASAASWPYPAVYHPYDAAFAGYPFNGYGMDLNGARRKNATRETTSTLKAWLNEHKKNPYPTKGEKIMLAIITKMTLTQVSTWFANARRRLKKENKMTWEPRNRVDDDDNNNDDDDHKSTDGKDVLDGKDSGTGSSEDGDRPQQRLDMLGQRTESEWSESRADSGPESPEPYERPLHPAYQHLPARAPPGSTPASAKPRIWSLADMASKDGDAPAPPPAASFYQSAAAAAAAARLAHPYGRAELYRGLYPPATPADVALLEYSRSLALGAPAPAPPAPSPSSSSTSSLAEPPPPPRA